In a genomic window of Pontibacter liquoris:
- a CDS encoding DUF2147 domain-containing protein, whose product MKKHLLTLVALLLFSTLAWAQKLSPLGTWTNEDGKAKFEIYKCGDKLCGKIVTLREPLRNGKPKMDDNNPDKKLRNRPLEGMVFMKGFAYDSEHKWDNGTIYDPESGKTYSCYMKMTGKNTMEVKGYIGISLIGRTQNWTRVD is encoded by the coding sequence ATGAAAAAGCATCTGCTCACGCTTGTCGCACTCCTGCTGTTCTCCACCTTGGCATGGGCTCAAAAGCTTTCGCCACTCGGTACCTGGACAAATGAAGATGGCAAGGCAAAATTCGAAATTTATAAATGCGGCGATAAGCTGTGCGGCAAAATTGTGACTTTACGGGAGCCCTTACGAAATGGCAAACCAAAGATGGATGACAACAACCCGGACAAAAAGCTTCGCAACCGTCCGCTGGAAGGGATGGTGTTTATGAAAGGCTTTGCCTACGATAGCGAGCACAAATGGGATAACGGTACAATTTACGACCCGGAAAGCGGCAAGACATATTCCTGCTATATGAAGATGACCGGCAAAAACACAATGGAGGTGAAAGGCTATATTGGCATCTCGCTGATCGGGCGGACACAGAACTGGACGCGGGTTGACTAG